A DNA window from Camelina sativa cultivar DH55 chromosome 17, Cs, whole genome shotgun sequence contains the following coding sequences:
- the LOC104757507 gene encoding uncharacterized protein LOC104757507: MDLQPEELQFLTIPQLLQESISIKKRSPRTFYLITLSLIFPLSFAILAHSLFTQPILAKLDKSDPPNSDRSRHDWTVLLIFQFSYLIFLFAFSLLSTAAVVFTVASLYTGKPVSFSSTLSAIPKVFKRLFITFLWVALLMFAYNAVFFVFLVILLVALDLNSVGLAVVAGIIISVLYFGVHVFFTALWHLGSVISVLEPVYGLAAMRKAYELLKGKTKMAMGLVFVYLLLCGLIGVVFGAVVVHGGGKYGTFTRTLVGGLLVGVLVMVNLVGLLVQSVFYYVCKSYHHQTIDKTALYDHLGGYLGDYVPLKSNIQLENLDI; this comes from the coding sequence ATGGATCTCCAACCAGAAGAGCTCCAGTTCTTGACCATCCCTCAACTACTTCAAGAATCAATCTCAATCAAGAAACGATCTCCAAGAACCTTCTACCTCATAACCTTATCTTTAATCTTCCCTCTCTCCTTCGCTATCCTCGCTCACTCCCTCTTCACTCAACCAATCCTAGCCAAACTCGACAAATCCGACCCACCGAACTCAGATCGCTCACGTCACGATTGGACTGTTCTCTTGATCTTCCAGTTCAGCTACTTGATCTTCCTCTTCgccttctctctcctctccacCGCTGCTGTTGTCTTCACCGTCGCTTCTCTCTACACAGGGAAGCCAGTTTCTTTCTCCTCGACTCTCTCAGCGATTCCCAAAGTCTTTAAAAGACTCTTCATCACTTTCCTTTGGGTTGCTCTGTTGATGTTTGCTTACAACGCtgtcttctttgtcttccttgTGATTCTCCTCGTTGCTCTTGATCTGAACAGTGTTGGTTTAGCTGTCGTAGCTGGAATCATTATCTCTGTTCTCTACTTTGGTGTTCATGTGTTTTTCACTGCTTTATGGCATTTAGGTAGTGTGATCTCTGTTCTTGAACCGGTTTATGGACTTGCCGCTATGAGGAAAGCTTACGAGTTGCTTAAAGGGAAGACTAAGATGGCTATGGGTTTAGTCTTTGTTTACCTTTTGCTCTGTGGGTTGATTGGAGTTGTCTTTGGAGCTGTTGTTGTTCATGGTGGAGGGAAGTATGGAACTTTCACTAGGACTTTGGTTGGTGGTTTGCTAGTTGGTGTTCTTGTGATGGTTAATCTTGTGGGTTTGCTTGTTCAGAGTGTGTTTTACTATGTTTGCAAGAGTTATCATCATCAGACCATCGATAAGACTGCTTTGTATGATCATCTTGGTGGGTATCTTGGAGATTACGTGCCTCTTAAGAGTAACATTCAGTTGGAGAACTTAGACATTTGA